The Intestinibaculum porci DNA window TGGGCTTGTAAGTCAGGAGGCCCTTAACAGAGCCGTTAATAATATCAACTCCTACTCCCGCAAGCTCTATGGCGGCAGAAGTCTCTATGAAAACACGGCTTTCATGATGCCGGAGATCTATGAGGCTCTAAAGTGCAAAGGCTATAGCCAAATCGATAAAGACAAGGTGGAGTTAAAGCCTTCAGTTTTAAAGAAAAAGTAATCAAAAAAATGTGGAAATAAGTCCTTCACAGAAATGTGAGGTGCGAAGTTCCACATTTTTCGCTACAATCTTTTTTCATTATTAGCAATCAATTTAGTAAAATCAGACATGTTTTGACCTCTGAATTTCTAATAAGCGCTAACGAATTCCTTTAATAAAGGCATTTGTAAGACAAAACTACACAAAACCGGAATTTAAATTTAAGCGGAATTTACTTTTTCAATTGAGCGATCTTTCTCAACATCCTCAAAAGCTAATTTTTACTAATAAAGGAGAGGAATTCTTATCATTGATGCAAAATGATATTATTTATATCGAACGTAAGGATCGCATAACCTATATACATACACAAAAGGAAATTTATGAGGTTCAAGAAAAAATTTCAGATATTATGGAACGCCTTCCTCGTTTATATTTCTTAAGATGTCACAATAGTTATATAGTTTACATTCCAATGATCAAAGAGTTATTAAAAAATGAGATAATTTTGGATAATGGACAAATTGTGCCTGTTAGTCGAAATTATAGAAAATCCACACAAGATGCATTTGCATTGTGGGCGGCCACACAAATGCGGTAAAGCGAGAGATGATTTCTCTTGCTTTTTTTGACTTTAAGACTATTAGAGTACAATTTAAAATTAAGTATCAGATATTGTTCGGATATTGTACATCAGTACATCATATCAATGTTGTATAGGTGCTTGGTTTCATATAAAATAATAAGTGGTGATTGCAATGAATACAAAAGAAATACTTACATTCACAGTAAATGTAGGATCTCTTATGCTTAGTAGTGGAGCAGAAATATATCGTGTAAAAGAGACAATTGTGCATATTTTAAATGGATTAGCAGTTGAAGAATTTGATGTTTATGTTGTATCAAATGGTATTTTTGCAAGTGCACATGAAAATAGAGAAGATGCTTGTTCAGTAATCAGAAATATTACTAAAGCGGAGATGCACTCTGGGAAAATTAGTGCAATTAATCAGTTATCAAGAGATATTTATAATCATGATTGTGATTTTGAAGAAGCAAAGGAACGGTTTGCGCAAATTGAAAAAATACCAAGAACGAAATACAAGTATTTATTATTATTTTGTGGCATTGGTGCTAGTGCGTTTACATATATGTTTAAAGGTTCGTTGTACGATTGCTTAATATCGTTCATTAATGGCTTTATATTAGGATACTTTTTATATAAAGTAAAAGGTTCAAAATTTATTAGGAATATTTTTGGAGCGTTTATTGTTAGTGGTGTTGCAATGATTGCAGCAAAGTTATTTCCGATTCTTAATTATAATGCAATAATAATTGGGACGTTAATGCCATTAGTTCCAGGCGTAGCATTGACGACGGGTGTCCGGGATCTATTTCATGGTGATTATTTGTCTGGCGCAATACATATGTTGGATGCATTCATAACGGGATTGTGTATAGCTGTAGGTGTTGGAACATTAGTTAGTTTAATAGCTATGATGAAAGGTTTTGGTATATGGTAGCTCAATTTATAGCGTCAATGTTAGCGACAGTAAGTTTTGCAATCTTATATAGTACACCTAAACGACACTTGTTGTATTGTAGTATAACAGGTGCTTTAGGATGGATCGTATATTTGATTTTTAAAGATTTTGGAGCTAATACAATTTTATGTAATTTTGCATCAGCATTTTCATTAAGTATCATAGCGAGAATTTTTGCAGTGTTTAATCAGGCTCCAGTAACACTATATCTGTTTCCCGGCATCATACCAATTGTTCCAGGTGCAGGAATTTATTATACAGCATATTATTTTTTTATGAATAATATGCATCAATCTGGGCGTTTTGCTCAGGACACTGCTAAAACGGTATTAGCAATATGTTTTGGCATTATTTTTGCAATGGCAATACCACAAAAGTTATTCAAAGTCATAAAAAAAGGAGAAAAGAAAAATGGAATTTGAAAAAGTAATAAACGAAAGATATTCATCAAGAAAGTTTAAGAGTCAGAAGATTTCAAAAGATCAAATTGAAGCTATATTGCATGCTGCAAAAGTTGCACCAACTGCTGTTAATAAACAGCCTTTTCACATTTGGGTTATTAGCTCGCAAGATAGCTTAGATAAAGTATCTCAGACGACGAAATTTACATTTGGTGCTCCTGTCATTTTTGTGCTAGGATCTAAATCAGATCAAGCATGGGTTAGAAAATATGATAATCAAAATTTTAGCGATGTAGATACAGCGATCGTTGGTACACATATGATGTTAGAAATCGAAAATCAGGGTTTAGGAACAACATGGGTAGCAGCATTCGATGCACCTAAAATGAAGAAATTATTTCCTCAAATGTCAGAATATAATTTAATCGCTTTATTTCCAACAGGATATAAAGATGTTGATTGTAAAGCTAGTCTAATGCATACCAAGAGAGTTAATATTGATGAATTTACAACGTATATAGATTAAAACTTATGTAGATACTATAATTGCATGTTAGCTTTAAATATCAAAAATCAATTAAGTTATCCATTAGACACACCTAATTTTAAATATTAATAAATTCATTTAGTATAGAAGAATTTTTTAATTTTCATGGTTCTTTTCAATCAAATTATTGATTTGATTGCGGACAGTTAATTAGATAATACTAACATTTGATCTTTTGCCGGTATTTAGTTCACAAGCCTTTTGGTTCTTGATATAATCTACTTGCCAAACCAATTTAAATAGCAGACGGTTTGCTGAACAGGAGAAGATGCTTGACTTAAAT harbors:
- a CDS encoding threonine/serine exporter family protein; protein product: MVAQFIASMLATVSFAILYSTPKRHLLYCSITGALGWIVYLIFKDFGANTILCNFASAFSLSIIARIFAVFNQAPVTLYLFPGIIPIVPGAGIYYTAYYFFMNNMHQSGRFAQDTAKTVLAICFGIIFAMAIPQKLFKVIKKGEKKNGI
- a CDS encoding nitroreductase family protein — its product is MEFEKVINERYSSRKFKSQKISKDQIEAILHAAKVAPTAVNKQPFHIWVISSQDSLDKVSQTTKFTFGAPVIFVLGSKSDQAWVRKYDNQNFSDVDTAIVGTHMMLEIENQGLGTTWVAAFDAPKMKKLFPQMSEYNLIALFPTGYKDVDCKASLMHTKRVNIDEFTTYID
- a CDS encoding LytTR family DNA-binding domain-containing protein, whose protein sequence is MQNDIIYIERKDRITYIHTQKEIYEVQEKISDIMERLPRLYFLRCHNSYIVYIPMIKELLKNEIILDNGQIVPVSRNYRKSTQDAFALWAATQMR
- a CDS encoding threonine/serine exporter family protein, giving the protein MNTKEILTFTVNVGSLMLSSGAEIYRVKETIVHILNGLAVEEFDVYVVSNGIFASAHENREDACSVIRNITKAEMHSGKISAINQLSRDIYNHDCDFEEAKERFAQIEKIPRTKYKYLLLFCGIGASAFTYMFKGSLYDCLISFINGFILGYFLYKVKGSKFIRNIFGAFIVSGVAMIAAKLFPILNYNAIIIGTLMPLVPGVALTTGVRDLFHGDYLSGAIHMLDAFITGLCIAVGVGTLVSLIAMMKGFGIW